The window CGCTGAGCCAAAAATGCCAATTAGCCAAGTTCACAGGTGGTACAGTGAAGGTCACTTCTAAGTGCACAAAATTACCTTGAATGCGAGCATGCTAACAATTAAAGGCttaacacagaaacagaagcagcctCTGGCCACTTCCAGTCCTTGCTGATAGACGGAGCAACTCACCACGATGAAAACAGAAGGGAAGCTGTGGAAGATGAACATTCTCCTGGGTGCTTGtggggttctttttttctcctgtgtatttattttaaagggtcACCATGCAAGGCACCCCGGCTAGGACAATGACCTGCCCGCTGTGGTGGCAACCAATGTTTGCAGGGGGGCCCGGAAGGCGGCTCCCACTCCTGCCGTGCCCGGCacccccctctcctgcccttttTCCTGACTTCTCTCCTTAACCTCTTCGGACTCAAACCTGCCCATAAGCACCCACGAGCCGCTGACAGCAGAAATGGAGAGACTGCCCGCCTCTGGCCCATCCCAGGGAACGGTTAGCTGTGCTGGAAGGGTTGGGCCAGGCCAACAGGAAAGGAGGAGACAGTGTGGGAGACAGTGCCAGGGGAGCGGATGCCATAGCAAGAGATTCTCTAGAATCAGGAAGAGGAATCAGCCTTTACATCCTGAAAGAGGTATCTTGCCTTTTCTGTACAGCAGGAGAAACCCGGCCCAAGGCAGGAGGCGAGTTCCAGAACGCCCATTCCTGAAAAGCTGTCGCCGAACATACTGGTGGGAAGCGAGCTGACCTGAAACAAGAGACTCGGGTTGCAGGGATTCCCCTTCCTCCTTAACCCCGCTCTGCACTTCACTTTAGTGTTTTAATGAACGAGAACGGAGTCTGAATGTGTTTTTTCCTCACGTTGAGATTTCTCTCACGTAGACTGCACAGTCTGACACAGAACCCGGCAGCCGCTCTGGGCGGGCACAGGCCCGTCCTGAGTCCCATCCTTTTAGATCTGGTGTGGTTTCGACTGCGGGGACAAAAGTTCTGTAACGCCGAACACCGTTCTCGCCTTGAACTCTGAAGACAGAGGAGAGCAAAGCTTCAGTGATTCCTCTTCTTTTGTGGGAAAAAGGTATACTTTGTAGGATTAAACTCTTCCCAGATACGctcaaattcttccagaaaaagcCTCACATACTCTTCATCCTCCATAATCAaaacattttctctgttgttctgAATGGCTTGAGTGGTCCAGTTGAGGGAGCCCGTGATCAGCACCTTCTTGTCCACTATGGCAAACTTGTGATGCATGTAGCCCAGGTCCTGATCGTGTCGCACCTGGATGCCTGCAAAAAGGGCAAGTCAGACTTCTCCACCGCCTCTTACAACGCTTTCGTTCAGACACCGGAGCCCCTCCTCAAGTGCAGACCGTTTCCCAGCAGCTGCTGCTCTAGTTCTGACTTGGTAGGGGAGACGGGAAGCTCGTCACCCTTGGGCAAGAGGCGGTGGCCGAGCCAGATGGTGACCAGCCGCCGCCAGCGCACAGGAGGGAAGGCCGAGGGAACGGCGAGCGTGGTGGCCCAGGACCGGGGGGCGGTGGGGACAGCCGGTCCCGAGGGGCGGGACGGCAACACTCACACCACTTGCCTTCTGGCGCCGACAGGCAGCCCTGGAACCTGGGTGAGGTCTGCCCGCCCGCACTTCTCAAGGACGCACCAACCAGCACAATCCCGGGTTACTGGTTCTGGGAGGGCCCATCACGGACCCTGCCAGAGGGGTCAGGGCAACAATCGTTCGCCGGGCTTTCCTTGCCTTCAAGCTCTCACTGGGCCCACCCCTGGAACTGGGGCACCCCTGCCAACGCCACGCACGCCAGCACCACACCCCACTGCGTAAGGGGAGGATGGGCCTCAAGCAGGAAGACTGCAGGAGAAACCAGGCCCTGGGTGCTTCGGGCGAGGGAATGAAGTGTCACCCCAAAGCCAGCCGGCTGGGGCCCCTAACTCCCAGCATGCCCTGGGCCTTTCCGCCAAAGCAGAAAGAGTTCTAACTGCTACAAAACCGAATTCTCCCTCGCTTTGCCTCCTTCACTCGCCACGGAGCCTGTAATCcttgccttttgttttcctgtttgtctcTCTCCTACCGTTTTCAAACTCCCCTCGGGCAGGACCCGTCTGTCCATCCTCCTCTGCCTCAACCCTGGAATAATGCCTACCTCCTGGGTTATCTGCTTAGTGGACGAGACCATAAGAAATGTGTGATTTAAGAGAACAGTTTAAAATAGGCTGCTTTGCAACAGAGTCACCAGacttcacaaataaaaatacaggatgtccAAATTAAGATGtgatttcagataaacaacaaatactttttttatttaaaaaaaagggggggggtttaacgtttctttttgagagacagtgcaagcaggggcaggggagggacagagagagagggagacacagaatccaaagcaggctccaggctctgagctgtcagcacagtgctggacatgaggctcgaactcacgaaccgtgagatcatgacctgggccggagtcagaggcttaaccgactgagccacccaggtgcccctacagatagttttttaaagtaagtgtgtcccatgcaatatttgggacatacacTAAAAAGTATTCGTTGCTTATGTGAACTTCAAATTTACCTGGACATCCTGTATTTTGCCAGCAACCCTGCCTTGTAACCTTCCTATCCCAGGGGACCCGAACACCGCTTCTCTAACCAACCCGTCAGCAACCCCTGTTAGCTCTACCTTCAGAACAGATCTTAAGTCCCACATGCAAAACACAACTGTTATACTGAGGCTGAGGAGGAAATACAGACCTCACGGGTAAGCCCAGAATCTGAATTTAGACCCTTTGCAAAATTATTCATACTTCCCGCTTCAACTGTCCCCATCCCACTGCAAGAGAAAGGCCAGCCAGAGGTATCCGTCTTACCTGTCCTCCTGCAGCCGGAGAAACAAATTAACTGCTCACCATCTAAACATTTTAGCTCCACGTTTTTTAGTATAtcgtttttattcatttcaaaagcCCCAGCATAAAATTCACTAGTGCATTTAAGGTGAAATGACTTTTCCTCCTTTGGCCCCTCAGTCCGGAAGCCCCACCTTCGCCATCTTGGCACACCCGCTCCTATGCACACGGTCACTGACAGTCCGCTAGCGGCGGGCCTTGCAGGTTTGTTTTTACAGTTCGCCCTGATTTCCTGAGTGCTGCCTGGCTAAGCCATTGTCATTTCAGTCTGCTACGTCAAAAACTCAGCTGGTGGGGCTACATCCCCTGCCTCTACCCGGTACAGGCTTTCCCCACAGCCCCCCAAGGCCAACGCCAGTCATCAGAAACTGGGAATCACAGGAGCTACGTCCGCTTTCCCCGGTGTCGCTGGGCAGGCCCCCAGCCTCTGAGAATCCCCCAGATCTTCTCCACTAGCTGGGAACACACAGCCTGCTCACTCCTCCGGGCTCACACTCAGGTATCCAGCGTTAACACCTCCCCGCACAGAAGTGCACCCGCTGGGTGAAGGCAGGTGCTCTTTACAGACGGCTCTGGAGTCTCTCCAGACTAAACCATCCTGACCTCACAAGGCCACCAGGGGACATATATGGGGTCTCACCTATACTCAGACCCCCCACCAAGTTTCTGCTTTTGACATTCTCCCCCACTGCCTAAGGCCCCCGGGGTCACATCATTCGCCAGGCTGGGGGCCTGATGACCCTCCCCAGAGGTTCTCCACGGACCTGAGTCCCAAGCCGGGACTGCCGGCCTCTCTGGCCCGGCCTACCTGCCTTGCGGAGCAGGCCGATCTGCGAACCGTTAAGGGCCATGTAGTCGCAGTCGGTAATGACCCGGACGCGCACCCCGCGCTGGTGAAGCAGCTGCACCGCGCGCCCCAATTGCGGGCTGGAGAAGGCAAAGAGGCAGAGCTCGAGGCTGGCGCGGGCGGCCAACAGGGCGCCCAGCAGGCGGCTGAGCGAGCTCTCGCCGTGGGGCAGGCTGCACGGGCAGCCCGCTGGCGGCCCCGACGGCCCCTTGCTCGGGGCCTGCAGCAGAGCCTCGGTGCAGGTCACCTGCGACGGGAAGAAGAGCACCTCGCGCCGCAGAGGGCTCTGCCACCCTCGCCGTCGCCAGGCCCGCAACCAGCGCAGCACGGAGGGCAGCGCCTCCAGAGCCAGCGCGAGACCCACGGTCGCCACAGCCGCCACCTGCCAACGTAACCGCTCCATGCCGCCTCGACCTGCCCCGCCGCCCACGGCGCCTGCGCGCGTGCCCCCGGCCACGTGCGCCCGCACCTCCCCACCCACTGCGCCTGCGCACCCCTAGCCACGTGCACTCAgcgccccccccacctccactgcccATCACGCCTGCGCCGAGGCCGGCCACGTGCGCCCGACCCCCTCCCCCCTACACACCACCCACTACGCCTGCGCGCCCCGGCCCTGTACAGCCACCCCCGGCCAACCGCGCCTGTGCAACCCCAGGCACGTGCGACCGCTCTCCAGCCACGCGGCCCACTGTGCCTGTGCACCCGCAGGCCCCGTGCGCCCCACCCCCCATACCCCGCTCCCACACGTCCCACCACGCCTACGCACGCGCAGCCTGGCTGCACACGGCCTCTCTGGGCTTATTCGCGGCCCCACCGCGTCTGCGCGCCCTCTGGCCAAGTGCACCGGGCCGCGCCCGCCTAGCCCTGTGGAAGTGCATGCACCCCGCAGGCGATCCGATACCACCTGCTCCCCGCAGAGCCTGCAACAGTCCAGGTCCTCCTCCCTTTGAGGGGCAGTAGAGCAGCCATGACCGCTCAGTTCAaacctttccttttgttttagggGCGCGGCtaggcagggctgggagaagggTCTGGAAACACACTGAGAGTGTCAAATAAGGAATGCTTAAGCTGGtggcagggtttgaactcaaagTGTCAGAGACAGCGGTGTGATGGGGATGGCCCCAAAGCCAGTCTTAAGCCCCTTGTGTTTCTACAGACTTTCCCAATATAAACTTGTTATTTGGAGATGCCTGTTCGTTCTGCTTTAAGCATAAGCACGGTGAAAACGTAAGAAGGCCGCGGTCCTGTCTTAGCAAGCCCTGGACCCACTGTATCACTTAGGAGGGGCTGTTCCTTtcacagggagagaaaagagagaagggctaagttttcttttttctattttttctttcttgaatccTGGTCAGGAATTTCCACGGTTAATTTGAAGTCTGTCTATGGTCTTTGAAAGGAAATAACTCCACAGTCTCCTCCTTGTAACCAGCTGATGGTCTTCATGACTTCCATCCATTAAAAAACAGACTCCCCAGATGGGGGGAAAGGAGCTGATCTAAGTAACTTTGGGAAACCACGTTTTAACTGGAAACCACAAGGCTAAACACAACAGCAGCTGCCCGTAAACACTGTACTCCGGGTGATACCTTTATTTCCCAAGGCGGGGAACTGCATACACGCGCACTGGGGTTGAGTGCATTAGTCGTTGGTTGGCGGATAGTGGGAGCCAGGGTTCTTCTCTCTGTTGGATGGGGTAAGAGATAAGCACCGGAGAAGGCTTGAATGATCCCTCTGGTACTGGATTGGGGTCAGAGACACCACAGTGAACTCATGGTTAGCTTAGTATTTATAGTAAAATACTACTATGTCAGTTTTGACATACCTCACGTACCTCAGTCCCCCAAGAGGCCCAGAAGCAGTGACACTTCTGCAATAATGAGCATGCTAGGTCCCAGATCTTAGTTTCCAAACACCATTCTCCTTGAAGAAATAACAGATTCTGGGGGTTGGGCACGGAGACTGTAGATGTATTTTCGGCATCTTGTAGTACCAGAAATTGAGCATGTGGACATGGCAGCAGGAACAAAAGACACAGGAGTAGCCTAAAAGAGACTCCAGTGGCCAAAACTGGAGCAAAcggagaaacaaaataaatatttgcagtagTTTTTATAACCCAAGTGCGAGATAAATATACACGACTCTATACTgctataaataaatgactgaataaagaaACGAGAGAAGATACGTGtcttccttacagaagaattccaaataatatatgtagCTACTCCTTGCTACGGGAGGGAGAACTAAATCTCTCCGCCCCTTTGAAAGTGGGGAGAAACCTTGTAaacaccaccttaaccaagtgatagTGACCATCACCAGAGATGTGTGAATGTTACATACCCCGGATATATGAGAAGGGCACCTCACTTCTGCGGTGGTTGTTCCCAAAGCTCATACACCCAGTTCTATCATGAGGAGGAAACGTCAGAAATCCAGATGGAAGGACTTGCTATCCCATTCCACAGGATAACTGGCCAGTATTTTTCCAGACTGCCAAGGTCATGAAGAGAAGGGAACCGCTTAGAAACTGTAACAGACCAGAAGAGACTGGGGAGACTTGACAACTAGATGCAATGTGGTGCCCTGAActggatcctgaaacagaaagaTAGTGTAACTGGGAAAAGGGCTGAAATGTGAAAAAGTCTGGAGCTTAATTAATAGTCACGTATCAGTGTCAGTTTCTTCACTTTGACAAATGCATGATAGGGATGTAAGATGCTAATAATAACGGAAACTAAACTGTCTGTGCTATCTTTGAAACGtcagtaaatctaaaattattccaaattaaaacttattttaaatgttgaacgTTCACCTTCCGTATGACCCAGCTATACCGCTCCTAAATATAACCCAAGAGCAATGAAAGCACACGTCTATGTGTGTGCACagagacttgtacacaaatgtctgcagatttatttgtaataaccCAAACCTGGACATAATACAAacatccatcaacagataaatggccGAACCCTCGCCTGtccatacgatggaatactatttcacaataagaagaaacaaactgCTGATATATATGGAtaaattatgctgagtgaaaaaagacagacaaaagaaagtatattctgtgtgGTTGCACCAACATGCAATTCTAGGAAATGCAAACTAGAGTGAAAgtaaatcagtggttgcctagagatgtgggaagggaagaaagagtatAAAGAAACGTACAATGAGATGTTCACTATCTTGATGGCGTTAATGTGCATACGCATATGTCAAAACCTGTCAGGGTGTATGGTTTAAATGAGTATAAATTATTGTATGTCAGCCATACTTCTTAAAAGTgccttttttaatttacaaatagaGCCCCACAGTGTAATTCTAGCTCCCCTACGTCACAGCTGCGTGACCTAGGACGAATTGCTTCATTCTTTGAGACTC is drawn from Panthera uncia isolate 11264 chromosome E1, Puncia_PCG_1.0, whole genome shotgun sequence and contains these coding sequences:
- the PLD6 gene encoding mitochondrial cardiolipin hydrolase gives rise to the protein MERLRWQVAAVATVGLALALEALPSVLRWLRAWRRRGWQSPLRREVLFFPSQVTCTEALLQAPSKGPSGPPAGCPCSLPHGESSLSRLLGALLAARASLELCLFAFSSPQLGRAVQLLHQRGVRVRVITDCDYMALNGSQIGLLRKAGIQVRHDQDLGYMHHKFAIVDKKVLITGSLNWTTQAIQNNRENVLIMEDEEYVRLFLEEFERIWEEFNPTKYTFFPQKKRNH